From a single Arachis hypogaea cultivar Tifrunner chromosome 3, arahy.Tifrunner.gnm2.J5K5, whole genome shotgun sequence genomic region:
- the LOC112785039 gene encoding GDSL esterase/lipase At5g22810 has protein sequence MGYSRSSIFRSFVVVVVVFVVLVVNVGNGQLVPALFIFGDSVVDVGNNNHRLTLVKANFPPYGRDFQNHYPTGRFCNGKLATDFIVEILGFTSYPPAYMDLKPRGKNLLNGTNFASAASGYLDATATLYNAVPLSHQLEYYKDCQNQLVETAGQSKAASIISDAIYIVTAGSSDFIQNFYINPLLNKVYTADKFSDLLLQHYSNFIQNLHALGARRIGVTTLPPMGCLPACITLFNPHSNECVSNFNNDAINFNAKLNATSQKLRQMLPGLNLVVLDIYQPLYDLVTKPQDYGFSEARRGCCGTGLVETAILCNKKSIGTCANATEYVFWDGLHPSEAANQVLANDLLAAGISLIS, from the exons ATGGGGTATTCAAGGAGTTCTATATTTCGTTCCTTTGTTGTTGTAgttgttgtttttgttgttttgGTGGTGAATGTGGGGAATGGACAACTAGTTCCTGCATTGTTCATATTTGGGGACTCAGTTGTTGATGTTGGCAACAATAACCACCGATTAACTCTTGTTAAAGCAAACTTCCCTCCTTATGGAAGAGACTTCCAAAATCACTATCCAACTGGAAGGTTCTGCAATGGAAAGCTGGCCACAGATTTCATTG TTGAGATTCTTGGATTTACCTCTTATCCACCAGCTTACATGGACTTAAAGCCTAGAGGAAAAAACCTCTTGAATGGAACTAACTTTGCCTCAGCTGCTTCTGGTTACTTAGATGCTACAGCCACACTATAT AATGCTGTTCCATTGAGCCATCAGCTGGAATATTACAAGGATTGTCAGAACCAATTGGTGGAAACAGCAGGGCAATCAAAGGCTGCATCAATTATATCTGATGCTATATATATTGTTACCGCAGGCAGCAGTGACTTTATTCAAAACTTTTACATAAATCCTTTGCTAAACAAGGTTTATACAGCTGATAAATTCTCGGATCTTCTCTTGCAACACTACTCCAATTTCATTCAG AATTTGCATGCACTAGGAGCAAGGAGAATAGGTGTAACAACATTGCCTCCAATGGGTTGTTTGCCAGCATGCATAACTCTGTTTAATCCTCACAGCAACGAATGCGTGTCGAATTTCAACAATGATGCTATCAACTTCAATGCAAAGCTGAATGCAACTTCTCAGAAGTTGAGACAAATGCTTCCTGGACTCAACTTGGTCGTCCTTGATATCTATCAGCCTCTCTATGACCTTGTCACTAAGCCCCAAGACTATG GATTTTCTGAAGCAAGGAGAGGTTGTTGTGGAACGGGGCTGGTAGAGACAGCAATATTGTGCAACAAGAAGTCCATAGGAACATGTGCTAATGCAACTGAGTATGTATTCTGGGATGGTCTTCATCCCTCAGAGGCTGCAAACCAAGTTTTGGCCAATGATTTGTTAGCTGCTGGCATTTCTCTCATATCCTAA